The following are from one region of the Rosistilla carotiformis genome:
- a CDS encoding DoxX family protein, with protein MVSEKIPSAAPSRLAALCIPLRLATGWGPYPKKLSLLAALMLVLLRLSIGWQFYSEGTDKIQNGFDSSRFLSAARGPFADHFHSVVWDRDGGLRLDDEATQRRWQWYRNTAGSHFGFDDAQQKQADQVLKRTLNQYQFVLDNNVDELAEVDFGRQRLADLAARPERNDVASLIGQKETIEREWRQKLDPILSEVDNAWENLERDMNAVASDDQLRRHGHLELPPLRDQRIDTTVMDKFVPWFDCTIGVLLILGLFTPVAALAAAGFLFSVFLSQFPPATGPTSTYYQLIESMACLVIASTGAGRFAGLDSIIHAAFHRGRSHEQG; from the coding sequence ATGGTGTCCGAGAAAATCCCGTCCGCTGCCCCTTCGCGACTCGCTGCCCTCTGCATCCCGTTGCGGCTGGCCACAGGTTGGGGGCCCTACCCCAAGAAACTGAGCCTTCTAGCAGCGTTGATGCTGGTCCTGCTGCGACTCTCCATCGGCTGGCAGTTCTACAGCGAAGGGACTGACAAAATCCAAAACGGCTTCGATTCGAGCCGCTTCCTGAGCGCTGCTCGAGGCCCGTTCGCCGATCACTTCCACAGCGTCGTCTGGGACCGCGACGGCGGCCTGCGATTGGACGACGAAGCGACTCAGCGACGTTGGCAATGGTACCGCAACACCGCCGGTTCGCACTTCGGCTTCGACGATGCTCAGCAAAAGCAAGCCGATCAAGTGCTCAAGCGAACCCTGAACCAATATCAATTTGTCCTCGACAACAACGTCGATGAACTGGCCGAAGTCGATTTCGGTCGGCAACGCCTGGCCGATTTGGCGGCGCGTCCGGAGCGGAACGACGTCGCGAGCCTGATCGGACAAAAAGAAACAATCGAGCGAGAATGGCGACAAAAACTGGACCCGATCTTGAGCGAGGTGGATAATGCATGGGAGAACCTGGAACGCGATATGAACGCCGTTGCCAGCGACGACCAACTGCGCCGCCACGGTCATCTGGAACTGCCGCCACTTCGCGATCAACGGATCGACACCACCGTGATGGACAAGTTTGTCCCATGGTTCGATTGCACGATCGGCGTTTTGCTGATCTTGGGGCTGTTTACTCCAGTGGCTGCACTTGCCGCCGCGGGGTTCCTGTTTTCGGTCTTCCTGAGCCAGTTCCCACCGGCGACGGGACCTACCTCCACGTATTACCAATTGATTGAATCGATGGCCTGCTTGGTCATCGCTTCGACCGGAGCCGGACGATTCGCCGGCCTCGATTCCATCATCCATGCTGCCTTCCACCGAGGCCGCTCCCACGAACAAGGGTGA